The following is a genomic window from Chloracidobacterium sp..
ATCCACAACAAAGGCATTTCAAAAACAACGGTGGATGCCCGCGAATACGGTAAAGAAGCCATTGCGGGCAACGGCTTACGGTATGACCCTGCACAAAGCGCCGCACTAATTGAGGAGATCTTGAACTCCCGCACCGCAAACGCAGCCGCTGAGAAACTTGTCATGATAAACGCGGCGGCCGCGATCTCTTTGGTTACAGGCGAGGCTCTTTCCGACTCTATGCAGCGTGCCGAAGAAAGCATACGTTCAAAAGCCGCACTGCGAAAATTGGACGCGCTGAGGAGCAGCAAATGAATTCAACCTTCCTCAATAAGGTCATCGACGAGACGAGGGCAAAGGTCGCTCGGGTCAAAAGCGGTCATTATTCGGAAAAACTTCGCCGAAAGGCTCAGCACGCGGCATTAGATCGAAAGAGCCACCGATTTCGCACCGCATTGGCCGGCAAAGGTCGGACCAATATAATCGCTGAGATCAAACGCGCGTCACCCTCAAAAGGAGTGATAAACGCCTCGATCGACGTTGCCGCGAGGGCCTTAAGTTATGAACGCGGCGGAGCAGCGGCTGTTTCAGTGCTGACCGAACCGCAGCACTTCGGCGGCTCGATCGACGACATCGTAAAGGCGCGAACGGCTATCCGCGTACCGATCCTTCGCAAGGACTTTATCGTGGACGAGTTTCAGATACTCGAAGCCGCGGCCGCAGGTGCCGATGCTGTACTCCTTATCGCAGCAGCACTTGACGACAGAGAATTGCTGCGGCTGCGCCAATTTGCCGAGAACGAGTTCGGCCTCGATGCTCTCGTAGAGATACATGATGAATATGAACTCGAACGCGCTGTTGACGCGGATTCGATGATCATCGGCGTGAATAATCGCAACCTGAAGTCGCTTGACGTTTCTCTTGATGTCGCTCGCAGACTCGGCGTGATGAAACCCGATGGCGTGATCTTCGTCGCCGAAAGCGGTATTTCCATGCGGCACGAGATCGACGAGCTTCACGGTCTCGGCTATGACGCATTTCTGATCGGCGAAGCACTGATGAAAAGCGGCGATCCGGCCGGCAAATTGGAGGAATTTGGTGCATAAACCTCATCTTCGGTACCGAAAACAGACGCCGTGTGAACGCACGTGGATGATCCACCTGATCGCCGTCGAAAAGGTCCTGCGCGCAACCGTCGCCGTCATTCTCACATTCAAGCTTCTGTCGCTCCTCGGTCGTGATGTACATAGATGGGCTGTCGAGTTTGCCGTCCGCCACGGTATCGATCAAGCGAACCGCTATGTTCAGGCCGTTCTCGCACGGCTCATAGGTGTAGGCAATACCGAGATATACGAATTGAGCGCCGCGGCGTTCTGCTACGCCGGCCTGCTCTATCTCGAAGGCGTCGGCCTGTGGCTGCAAAAGCGTTGGGCAGAATACCTGACGGCATCAGCGACCGCTTTGTTCATTCCTGTAGAATTCTATGAGTTGTACGAACACTTTACTATGACCCGCATAGCGATACTTTCGATAAATATCTTTGTCGTTTGGTATCTGATAACGCGGCTTCGGGATGAAAAGAAGGAGGCGGCCGTTGACTAAGATCAAGATCTGCGGGATCACGAACGTTGATGACGCCATCTTCGCGGCCGGTTGCGGTGCGGACGTACTCGGCCTGAATTTTTACAGTGTAAGCCCGAGGTATCTCGAACCGGAGATCGCAAAGCAGATCGTTCAGAAGATTCGCCCGCTTGCCGAGAACGTGCGTTTTGCAGGCGTCTTTGTAAATGAAGAACCGGATGAGATCCGACGCATCGCCGATGAGGTCGGCCTTGACCTCAT
Proteins encoded in this region:
- the trpC gene encoding indole-3-glycerol phosphate synthase TrpC, with protein sequence MNSTFLNKVIDETRAKVARVKSGHYSEKLRRKAQHAALDRKSHRFRTALAGKGRTNIIAEIKRASPSKGVINASIDVAARALSYERGGAAAVSVLTEPQHFGGSIDDIVKARTAIRVPILRKDFIVDEFQILEAAAAGADAVLLIAAALDDRELLRLRQFAENEFGLDALVEIHDEYELERAVDADSMIIGVNNRNLKSLDVSLDVARRLGVMKPDGVIFVAESGISMRHEIDELHGLGYDAFLIGEALMKSGDPAGKLEEFGA
- a CDS encoding DUF2127 domain-containing protein; amino-acid sequence: MIHLIAVEKVLRATVAVILTFKLLSLLGRDVHRWAVEFAVRHGIDQANRYVQAVLARLIGVGNTEIYELSAAAFCYAGLLYLEGVGLWLQKRWAEYLTASATALFIPVEFYELYEHFTMTRIAILSINIFVVWYLITRLRDEKKEAAVD